In Desulfomonilaceae bacterium, a single genomic region encodes these proteins:
- a CDS encoding CsbD family protein encodes NWDQIEGNWKQLQGKFREKWGKLTDNDLEVVAGKRDHLLGKLQEKYGLKREEAEKELDEHLSKW; translated from the coding sequence TGAACTGGGATCAGATTGAGGGAAATTGGAAGCAACTGCAAGGCAAGTTCAGAGAGAAGTGGGGCAAACTCACGGACAACGATCTGGAAGTCGTTGCCGGGAAGCGAGATCATTTACTTGGTAAGTTACAAGAGAAATACGGGCTCAAGCGTGAGGAAGCGGAGAAGGAGCTGGATGAGCATCTGAG